The Opitutaceae bacterium genome has a window encoding:
- a CDS encoding DUF3185 family protein, with product MNKFTSLALLIVGIILLFFGLNAADSVTSEISEATTGTPTDKSMWLIILGVIALISGGAGFFIGRRHS from the coding sequence ATGAACAAATTCACCTCTCTCGCACTCCTGATCGTCGGCATCATCCTGCTTTTCTTCGGCCTCAACGCTGCAGATTCAGTGACCTCGGAAATCAGCGAAGCCACTACGGGCACGCCCACCGACAAGAGCATGTGGCTGATCATTCTCGGAGTAATCGCCCTCATCTCTGGCGGCGCAGGATTCTTCATCGGTCGGCGCCACTCTTGA
- a CDS encoding PA2169 family four-helix-bundle protein yields MPSLSPTEDNRKELAAQLSSLVAVCRDAEAGYKAAAEGTTDLELQALFSRLSRQRGDFADELQQAIDRLGCPVRDGSLTGALYRGWLGLKAALLRNEVHALLSQCEEGEDEAVAAYRKALADPAVTGDHHVMINSQSIAIKLAHDEIKGLRDHPAYRPDAA; encoded by the coding sequence ATGCCAAGTCTCTCCCCCACCGAAGACAATCGCAAGGAGCTCGCTGCGCAGCTCTCCAGCCTTGTCGCCGTCTGCCGGGATGCGGAAGCCGGATACAAGGCGGCCGCGGAAGGCACCACCGATCTCGAGCTGCAGGCGCTCTTTTCGCGCCTCTCTCGGCAGCGGGGCGATTTTGCCGATGAGCTGCAACAGGCGATCGACCGACTCGGCTGCCCGGTGCGGGACGGCTCCCTCACGGGAGCCCTGTACCGCGGCTGGCTCGGCCTCAAGGCGGCCCTTCTGAGAAACGAGGTGCACGCGCTGCTGAGCCAATGCGAAGAGGGAGAAGACGAAGCCGTGGCGGCCTACCGCAAGGCATTGGCTGATCCCGCCGTCACGGGTGACCACCACGTAATGATTAATTCGCAGAGCATCGCCATTAAACTCGCCCACGACGAGATCAAAGGCCTGCGGGATCATCCCGCCTACCGGCCAGATGCTGCATGA
- a CDS encoding DUF1328 domain-containing protein produces the protein MLSWTLTFLVIAIIAAVLGFGGIAGTAAGIAKILFVISLILLVISLLSGVIRGRSS, from the coding sequence ATGCTATCCTGGACCCTTACCTTCCTTGTCATCGCCATCATTGCCGCAGTACTCGGTTTCGGCGGAATCGCCGGCACCGCGGCGGGAATAGCGAAGATCCTGTTCGTCATCTCACTTATCCTGCTCGTGATTTCCCTTCTCTCTGGCGTCATCCGCGGCCGGAGCAGCTAA